One Bacteroidales bacterium DNA segment encodes these proteins:
- a CDS encoding TusE/DsrC/DsvC family sulfur relay protein has product MTEKIFAGVSVTVTDEGYLTVPSQWTKEIAIEIAKEEGLTLTDKHFAVIEYLRERVLKGEALTIRSIGKSGVVDTKGFYELFPGAPLKKATKIAGVAKPVSCV; this is encoded by the coding sequence ATGACAGAAAAAATATTTGCAGGGGTTAGCGTAACTGTTACTGATGAAGGTTACTTAACCGTTCCATCACAATGGACAAAAGAAATTGCTATTGAAATCGCAAAAGAAGAAGGTCTTACACTCACCGATAAGCATTTTGCAGTAATTGAATACTTAAGAGAGAGAGTTTTAAAAGGTGAAGCTCTTACTATTCGTTCGATTGGAAAATCGGGTGTTGTTGATACAAAAGGCTTTTATGAACTATTCCCTGGTGCACCATTAAAAAAAGCCACCAAAATTGCTGGAGTGGCAAAACCTGTAAGCTGCGTTTAA
- a CDS encoding M28 family peptidase produces MKNPLNIFKLIFLTIIVSCNSNKQKVDFTSENFNLEEFKTRIATLASDEFQGRFPGTIGEKKTIQYLEEQFKQIGAKPGNGNSYFQEVPLLKITSDQTTKLQLSKGAETLILNFSDDFIGGTPQPVENIEISKSNLVFVGYGINAPEFNWNDYKDIDVKGKVVLALVNDPGFRDSTLFKGKNMTYYGRWIYKYEEAARQGAAGIILVHETEAASYPWGVVQNSWSGTRFYLADNTVTKSGLKLQGWLTNEAAHRVFKIAGLDYDQQLKTASTRGFTSVDMKLSTSINFKNKVEYIRSNNVLALIPGTDLANEYIIYTGHWDHFGINSKLKGDSILNGALDNATGTAALIQLAENFSNLKVKPKRSIVFMAITCEEQGLLGSEYYAENPIFPLNKTIAVINMDALNIFGKTKDMTISGYGFSELDDYAIEILKEHNRYAAPDPSPERGGYYRSDHFSFSKVGIPSINMSFGVDNIEHGKQWSFDTMSKWISGNYHKPTDNYEPNIWKFDGMVEDIMVYFELGYKLGMTDKYPNWREGALYKAKRDEMMKQ; encoded by the coding sequence ATGAAAAATCCACTAAACATTTTTAAACTAATCTTTTTAACAATTATTGTTTCCTGCAATAGCAACAAACAAAAGGTTGATTTTACTTCTGAGAATTTCAATTTAGAGGAGTTTAAAACTAGGATTGCAACGCTCGCCTCCGATGAGTTTCAAGGTCGATTTCCAGGAACTATAGGAGAAAAGAAGACAATTCAATATCTGGAGGAACAATTTAAGCAGATTGGGGCTAAACCAGGTAATGGGAATAGCTATTTTCAGGAGGTTCCTTTATTAAAAATTACTTCGGATCAGACCACGAAACTTCAACTATCAAAGGGAGCAGAGACCCTAATACTAAACTTCTCCGATGATTTTATTGGAGGCACTCCTCAACCGGTTGAAAACATAGAGATATCAAAATCAAACCTAGTTTTTGTTGGCTATGGTATTAACGCTCCTGAGTTTAATTGGAACGATTACAAAGATATTGATGTAAAAGGGAAAGTTGTACTTGCTCTTGTTAACGATCCCGGATTTCGAGATAGTACTCTTTTCAAAGGTAAGAACATGACCTATTATGGACGATGGATTTATAAGTACGAGGAAGCCGCAAGGCAAGGTGCGGCAGGAATAATTCTTGTACATGAAACAGAGGCAGCATCTTACCCATGGGGAGTAGTACAAAACAGTTGGTCGGGTACTCGTTTTTACTTGGCCGATAATACTGTAACAAAATCGGGTCTTAAACTTCAGGGTTGGCTTACAAACGAAGCTGCCCACAGAGTTTTTAAAATTGCAGGATTAGATTATGATCAACAACTTAAAACCGCATCAACACGAGGATTTACATCCGTTGACATGAAGTTAAGTACTTCAATTAATTTTAAGAATAAAGTAGAGTACATAAGGTCAAATAACGTGTTAGCGTTAATTCCGGGAACCGATTTAGCTAATGAGTATATCATTTACACAGGTCATTGGGATCATTTTGGAATTAATTCAAAACTGAAAGGAGATTCAATTCTTAATGGTGCACTTGATAATGCAACGGGAACTGCCGCATTAATACAGCTGGCTGAAAACTTTAGCAATCTTAAAGTCAAACCTAAAAGATCAATAGTTTTTATGGCTATAACCTGCGAGGAGCAAGGATTATTAGGGAGCGAGTATTATGCAGAAAATCCAATCTTTCCTCTAAATAAAACCATTGCGGTGATTAATATGGATGCTTTAAACATTTTTGGTAAAACAAAGGATATGACTATTTCAGGTTATGGTTTTTCTGAATTAGATGATTATGCTATAGAGATTCTAAAAGAGCATAATCGATACGCAGCACCAGATCCATCACCTGAAAGAGGTGGTTATTATCGTTCCGATCATTTTAGTTTTTCAAAGGTAGGTATCCCATCAATCAACATGTCATTTGGTGTTGATAATATTGAACATGGCAAGCAGTGGTCGTTTGATACTATGAGTAAATGGATTTCAGGCAATTATCATAAACCAACAGATAACTACGAGCCAAATATTTGGAAATTTGATGGAATGGTAGAAGATATAATGGTTTATTTTGAATTGGGGTATAAGTTGGGTATGACAGATAAATACCCGAACTGGAGAGAAGGCGCACTCTATAAGGCCAAAAGAGATGAGATGATGAAACAATAA
- a CDS encoding Crp/Fnr family transcriptional regulator, which yields MSDKMQIPCLGESCGECGFRSTVFNCLSNEQLELLSTGKDLLKAKKGEVIIKQGDKIKDFIFLRVGLAKLSRVSSDGKEQLVGIARPKDFVGLLSLFSSPVHPYSIIAIEDSEFCIVEFELINKLVQESGKFAFSLLQKISQVSDLLLNTKLDIDNRQLRGRIAFILDLFSKEVYESTKFNLPVSRKEIGELIDMRVENVVRILSEFRKDKIISIEGTTIEILQPEKLEWIKNHG from the coding sequence ATGAGCGATAAAATGCAAATACCATGCTTAGGAGAATCTTGTGGCGAGTGCGGTTTTCGATCTACCGTTTTTAATTGCCTTTCAAACGAACAGCTGGAATTGCTTTCAACGGGTAAAGATCTTTTAAAGGCTAAAAAGGGCGAAGTGATTATTAAACAGGGAGATAAGATTAAGGATTTTATTTTTTTGAGAGTTGGATTGGCAAAGTTAAGCAGAGTCTCAAGCGATGGCAAGGAACAACTTGTTGGAATTGCTAGGCCTAAAGATTTTGTTGGTCTATTAAGTTTATTCTCCTCACCCGTTCATCCATACTCAATTATTGCAATTGAGGATTCAGAATTTTGTATAGTTGAATTTGAACTTATAAATAAACTTGTTCAGGAAAGCGGGAAATTTGCATTCAGTCTTCTCCAGAAAATAAGTCAGGTGTCCGATTTGCTTTTAAATACCAAGTTAGATATTGATAATCGTCAGCTTAGAGGCAGAATAGCCTTTATTCTTGATCTGTTTTCAAAAGAAGTTTACGAATCCACTAAGTTTAACTTGCCAGTTTCAAGAAAAGAGATTGGCGAATTAATAGATATGAGAGTTGAGAATGTTGTTAGAATACTTTCAGAATTTCGTAAGGATAAAATAATATCTATTGAGGGGACTACAATTGAAATCTTACAGCCCGAAAAGTTAGAATGGATAAAAAACCATGGATAA
- a CDS encoding NAD(P)/FAD-dependent oxidoreductase, giving the protein MNKIVILGAGTGGTIMANRLYKSLSKKDWEITIIDNDPIHYYQPGFLFIPFGTYKKEDVVKPKADFIPKGVKFVLNKIDRVDPKTNNIFLDSGNVISYDYLIITTGTHIKPDETPGLMDSLWRKKIFDFYTLEGSLALHEFFKTWQGGTLVSSIAEMPFKCPVAPLEFVFLADEYFTKRGIRDKVKIIYTTPLSGAFTKPKSTLILGDLLKEKNIEVVTDFYIERIDNDSQTIHSFDGREVKFDVLSFVPVNMGSDYIAKSGLGDDLNYIPTNKFTLQSDQFENIFVLGDTSNIPTSKAGAVVHFASEILTENMLSIFRGEAPKAQFDGHANCFIETGFGKAALIDFNYDVEPLRGAFPIPVFGPMKLLKPTRINHFGKLAFRWIYWNILLKGRDLPVSTNMSMKGKIVD; this is encoded by the coding sequence ATGAATAAAATTGTAATACTTGGTGCCGGCACAGGCGGAACAATCATGGCAAATAGGCTCTATAAGTCTTTGTCCAAAAAAGATTGGGAGATAACCATTATCGATAACGATCCGATTCACTACTATCAACCCGGATTTCTTTTTATTCCCTTTGGAACATATAAAAAGGAAGACGTTGTAAAACCAAAGGCTGATTTTATTCCCAAAGGAGTTAAGTTTGTCTTAAATAAAATTGATAGGGTTGATCCAAAAACTAATAATATTTTCCTAGATAGCGGAAATGTAATTAGTTACGATTATCTTATTATTACCACAGGAACTCACATTAAACCCGATGAAACTCCTGGTTTAATGGATAGCCTTTGGAGGAAAAAAATATTTGATTTCTACACCTTGGAGGGATCTCTTGCTCTTCACGAGTTCTTCAAAACATGGCAAGGGGGAACACTCGTTTCAAGCATTGCTGAAATGCCATTCAAATGCCCTGTTGCACCGTTAGAGTTTGTCTTTCTTGCCGATGAGTATTTCACAAAACGAGGAATCAGAGATAAAGTAAAAATTATCTATACAACCCCTTTATCTGGAGCCTTTACAAAACCCAAGAGTACTCTTATACTTGGAGATCTCCTAAAAGAAAAAAATATTGAAGTAGTCACCGATTTCTATATTGAAAGAATTGATAATGATAGCCAAACAATTCACTCATTCGATGGCAGAGAGGTGAAATTTGATGTTCTATCATTTGTACCCGTTAATATGGGTTCAGATTATATTGCAAAAAGTGGTTTAGGGGATGATTTAAACTACATTCCAACGAATAAGTTTACTCTGCAAAGCGATCAATTCGAAAATATTTTTGTGCTTGGAGATACTTCTAATATTCCAACCTCTAAGGCCGGGGCTGTAGTTCATTTTGCATCAGAAATATTAACAGAGAATATGCTGTCAATATTTAGGGGCGAAGCACCAAAAGCACAATTTGATGGCCATGCCAATTGCTTTATTGAAACTGGCTTTGGAAAAGCGGCATTAATTGATTTTAATTACGATGTAGAACCTTTACGAGGGGCTTTCCCAATCCCAGTTTTTGGTCCAATGAAACTTCTGAAGCCTACAAGAATTAATCATTTTGGAAAGCTTGCATTTCGTTGGATTTACTGGAATATACTACTTAAAGGACGAGATCTTCCGGTTAGTACAAACATGTCGATGAAAGGAAAAATAGTTGACTAA
- a CDS encoding ATP-binding cassette domain-containing protein, with protein sequence MISVNHINKSFNNHAVLKDISATFEQGKTNLIIGQSGSGKTVLLKCIVGLFDVDEGDIFYEDVHFNKIGFHEKKEIRKKIGMLFQGGALFDSSTVEENVMFPLDMFTNMTFEEKLERVNSCLKRVNIINFNHLFPAEISGGMQKRVAIARAIALNPKFLFCDEPNSGLDPKTSILIDELIKEITEEYNITTIVNTHDMNSVMGIGDKIIFIYEGQKWWEGTKEDVLHSDNKEFNSFVFASALTRKIKGIL encoded by the coding sequence ATGATCAGCGTTAATCATATAAATAAATCGTTCAACAACCACGCTGTTCTAAAGGACATCAGTGCAACTTTTGAGCAAGGAAAAACGAATCTCATTATTGGACAAAGCGGTTCTGGTAAAACGGTTCTCCTTAAGTGTATAGTTGGTCTTTTTGACGTTGATGAAGGAGATATTTTTTACGAAGATGTTCATTTTAATAAAATTGGCTTCCACGAAAAAAAAGAAATTCGTAAAAAAATTGGAATGCTGTTTCAGGGAGGCGCCCTTTTTGATTCCTCTACCGTTGAAGAAAATGTAATGTTTCCTCTTGATATGTTTACCAACATGACCTTTGAGGAAAAACTCGAAAGGGTTAATTCATGCCTAAAGAGGGTAAACATAATTAATTTCAACCATCTTTTCCCTGCCGAAATTAGCGGTGGAATGCAAAAAAGGGTAGCCATTGCAAGAGCCATCGCTTTAAATCCTAAGTTTCTTTTTTGTGATGAACCTAACTCGGGTCTCGATCCAAAAACTTCAATTCTTATAGATGAACTGATTAAGGAGATTACGGAAGAATATAATATTACAACAATTGTTAATACTCACGATATGAATTCCGTTATGGGTATTGGAGATAAAATTATCTTTATCTACGAAGGTCAAAAATGGTGGGAAGGTACAAAGGAAGATGTTCTACATAGCGATAATAAAGAATTTAATAGCTTTGTATTTGCTTCTGCTTTAACCAGAAAAATAAAAGGTATTCTTTAG
- a CDS encoding ABC transporter permease — protein MRLFNLVGSYFLLLGKVFAKPEKKMIYYKLTVKEIEKLGLNSIIIVAIISAFMGAVITIQTAYNTENPFLPSYLIGLAARDSILLEFSSTIVGLILAGKVGSNIASEIGTMKVTQQIDALEVMGVNSASYLILPKIIATMFFNPFLTMLSIVVGIIGGWSVGVFTGVVTTQEYINGIQYAFIPYYITYALIKTIVFAFLITTISAFQGYNVEGGSLEVGQASTRAVVASSVAILLFNLILTQLLLS, from the coding sequence ATGAGACTATTCAACCTAGTTGGTTCCTATTTCCTTCTTTTGGGTAAGGTATTTGCCAAGCCAGAAAAGAAAATGATTTACTATAAACTAACTGTAAAAGAGATAGAGAAACTTGGCTTAAACTCTATTATTATTGTTGCCATTATTTCCGCCTTTATGGGCGCCGTAATTACTATTCAAACAGCCTATAATACAGAAAACCCATTTTTACCCTCCTACCTAATTGGTTTAGCTGCTCGCGACAGTATTCTTTTAGAATTCTCTTCAACCATAGTGGGATTAATACTCGCAGGAAAAGTTGGATCAAATATTGCTTCAGAGATTGGAACCATGAAGGTCACACAACAAATTGATGCTCTAGAGGTTATGGGTGTTAATTCTGCGAGTTACCTTATTCTTCCTAAGATAATTGCAACCATGTTTTTTAACCCCTTTCTTACTATGTTGAGTATTGTTGTTGGTATTATCGGGGGTTGGTCTGTTGGCGTTTTTACTGGGGTTGTAACTACACAAGAGTATATTAATGGTATTCAATACGCATTTATCCCTTATTATATAACATATGCTTTAATAAAGACTATTGTTTTTGCCTTTTTGATTACTACAATATCAGCTTTTCAGGGGTATAATGTTGAAGGAGGATCTCTTGAAGTTGGACAAGCAAGCACAAGGGCTGTTGTTGCAAGTAGTGTGGCTATCCTCCTTTTCAATCTTATCCTAACCCAATTACTTCTTTCATGA